Proteins encoded together in one Micromonospora auratinigra window:
- a CDS encoding Rv3654c family TadE-like protein, with protein MTRRGTAERGGATVCLLAVGLVYLLVALFGAALGATRVARQQARVAADFGALAGAGRTLDGETAACRRAGEFAAANGARMAACRTEGLDVLVTAEVTVSPVPWLSRTATATSRAGPVRG; from the coding sequence CGGTGTGCCTGCTCGCCGTCGGGCTGGTCTACCTACTGGTCGCCCTCTTCGGCGCGGCTCTCGGGGCGACTCGGGTGGCTCGGCAGCAGGCCCGGGTCGCGGCCGACTTCGGCGCGCTGGCCGGTGCCGGGCGCACGCTGGACGGGGAGACCGCCGCGTGCCGGCGGGCCGGCGAGTTCGCCGCTGCCAACGGTGCGCGGATGGCCGCCTGCCGGACCGAGGGCCTCGACGTCCTGGTCACGGCGGAGGTCACCGTCTCCCCGGTGCCGTGGCTCTCCCGCACCGCCACGGCGACCTCCCGGGCCGGCCCGGTCCGGGGCTGA
- a CDS encoding LURP-one-related/scramblase family protein: MQPDSLQSQQQFFVRQRIRMMVNQYEVRAVNPDGTEGALLAFAQQKRLAFKEQVTIYTDDSKQYPLLGFKARQRLDLGATYDVTDHAGNPIGLFRKDFAQSLLRSTWHVEQSGLPQITGQERSMPVALLRRFVDSLSWLPYHFDFVAGGQPVFSVIKKWGLRDRYVVEIQQPQIDRRLVIAMAVGLDALQGR; this comes from the coding sequence ATGCAGCCCGACAGCCTGCAGAGCCAGCAGCAGTTCTTCGTCCGCCAGCGCATCCGGATGATGGTCAACCAGTACGAGGTCCGCGCGGTGAACCCGGACGGCACCGAGGGCGCCCTGCTCGCGTTCGCGCAGCAGAAGCGCCTCGCGTTCAAGGAGCAGGTGACCATCTACACCGACGACTCCAAGCAGTACCCGCTGCTCGGCTTCAAGGCCCGGCAGCGGCTCGACCTCGGCGCCACGTACGACGTGACGGATCACGCCGGCAACCCGATCGGCCTGTTCCGCAAGGACTTCGCCCAGTCGCTGCTGCGCTCCACCTGGCACGTGGAGCAGTCCGGCCTGCCGCAGATCACCGGCCAGGAGCGGAGCATGCCGGTGGCCCTGCTGCGCCGGTTCGTCGACTCGCTGTCCTGGCTGCCGTACCACTTCGACTTCGTCGCCGGGGGTCAGCCGGTGTTCTCCGTGATCAAGAAGTGGGGCCTGCGGGACCGCTACGTGGTGGAGATCCAGCAGCCGCAGATCGACCGGCGGCTGGTCATCGCCATGGCGGTCGGCCTGGACGCGCTCCAGGGCCGCTGA
- a CDS encoding DEAD/DEAH box helicase, with protein sequence MQDVTTDHLGSARRPPAELLRRLRARHAADPVTHVERVPARAGEPAPWPDWTPDHLRAAFARRGVVAPWRHQAEAAELAYAGKHVVVATGTASGKSLAYQLPALSTLLADPRATVLYLAPTKALAADQLRAVAGLELEGVRPAGYDGDTPRTEREWIRRHSRFVLTNPDMLHHGILPGHAHWSGFLRRLAYVVVDECHTYRGVFGSHVAHVLRRLRRQCARFGRTPVFVLASATSGDPATAAGRLTGLPVTAVTEDTSPRGGVTFALWEPPLLPPASADPELADLVSVRRSALRETADLLADSVVEGVRTLAFVRSRRGAEVVAANARRALDEAVPGLGDRVAAYRAGYLREERRELERALLHGDLLGLASTNALELGVDLVGLDAVLICGWPGTRASLWQQAGRAGRSGDEALAVLVARDDPLDTYLVHHPEALFGRPVEATVLDPANPYVLAPQLACAAYESPLTPADLELFGEGAKEAVDSLVEAGALRQRPTGWYWRDRQRPEVDLRGSDGAPVCVVEASTGRLLGTVDGGSAHFLVHPGAVYLHQGVSYVVDSLDLADGCALVRAEEPDWSTHARDVTSLSVVSVRSYVDAGPVGLFLGEVDVTSQVVSYQRRRIATGEVIDTRPLDLPARELRTVAVWFTVSPQSLALAGVEAADIPGALHAAEHAGIGLLPLMATCDRWDIGGLSTALHPDTEAPTVFVYDGHPGGAGFAERAYGTASAWLRATRDAIVECGCESGCPSCVQSPKCGNGNNPLSKPDAVKVLDVVLTHLPTTSSDTPTDPDGVGGPADAAVAGEATAPGGAADADSTADPVGTGRPVGAADPGGAGRATARTRGRGRQGLPRQDERAPERSTVDGLPID encoded by the coding sequence GTGCAGGACGTGACCACGGACCACCTCGGCTCGGCGCGTCGTCCGCCGGCCGAGCTGCTGCGACGGCTGCGTGCCCGGCACGCCGCCGATCCGGTCACCCACGTCGAACGGGTGCCGGCCCGCGCCGGTGAGCCGGCCCCGTGGCCCGACTGGACCCCGGACCACCTGCGGGCGGCGTTCGCCCGCCGTGGCGTGGTCGCCCCGTGGCGGCACCAGGCCGAGGCCGCCGAGCTGGCGTACGCGGGGAAGCACGTCGTGGTGGCCACCGGCACGGCGTCCGGCAAGTCCCTGGCGTACCAGCTGCCGGCGCTGTCGACCCTGCTCGCCGACCCGCGCGCCACCGTGCTCTACCTGGCCCCGACCAAGGCGCTCGCCGCCGACCAGCTGCGCGCCGTCGCCGGCCTGGAACTGGAGGGGGTACGTCCGGCCGGCTACGACGGGGACACCCCGCGCACCGAGCGGGAGTGGATCCGCCGGCACTCCCGGTTCGTGCTGACCAACCCCGACATGCTGCACCACGGCATCCTGCCCGGGCACGCGCACTGGTCCGGGTTTCTGCGCCGGCTGGCGTACGTGGTGGTCGACGAGTGCCACACCTATCGGGGCGTGTTCGGCTCACACGTGGCGCACGTGCTGCGTCGGCTGCGCCGGCAGTGCGCGCGCTTCGGGCGTACCCCCGTGTTCGTGCTGGCCTCGGCCACGTCGGGTGACCCGGCGACGGCGGCCGGGCGGCTCACCGGCCTGCCCGTGACGGCCGTCACCGAGGACACCTCGCCGCGCGGCGGAGTGACCTTCGCGCTCTGGGAGCCACCGCTGCTGCCCCCGGCCTCCGCCGACCCCGAGCTGGCCGACCTGGTGTCCGTCCGCCGGTCGGCGCTGCGGGAGACCGCCGACCTGCTCGCCGACAGCGTCGTCGAGGGGGTACGCACGCTGGCCTTCGTCCGGTCCCGGCGCGGCGCCGAGGTGGTCGCCGCCAACGCCCGGCGGGCACTCGACGAGGCGGTACCCGGGCTGGGCGACCGGGTGGCCGCCTACCGGGCCGGCTACCTGCGCGAGGAGCGGCGCGAACTGGAACGCGCGCTGCTGCACGGCGACCTGCTCGGGTTGGCCTCCACCAACGCGCTCGAACTCGGCGTCGACCTGGTCGGGCTGGACGCCGTGCTGATCTGCGGCTGGCCCGGCACCCGGGCGTCGCTCTGGCAGCAGGCCGGCCGGGCCGGCCGCTCCGGCGACGAGGCCCTGGCGGTGCTGGTGGCCCGGGACGACCCGCTGGACACCTATCTGGTCCACCATCCGGAGGCGCTGTTCGGGCGGCCCGTCGAGGCGACCGTGCTCGACCCGGCCAACCCGTACGTGCTCGCGCCGCAGCTCGCCTGCGCCGCGTACGAGTCCCCGCTCACCCCGGCCGACCTGGAGCTCTTCGGCGAGGGCGCGAAGGAGGCGGTCGACTCCCTGGTCGAGGCCGGTGCGCTGCGGCAGCGGCCGACCGGCTGGTACTGGCGGGACCGGCAACGCCCCGAGGTCGACCTGCGCGGTTCCGACGGCGCACCGGTCTGCGTGGTGGAGGCGTCCACCGGCCGGCTGCTCGGCACGGTCGACGGCGGCTCCGCGCACTTCCTGGTCCACCCCGGCGCGGTCTACCTGCACCAGGGCGTGTCGTACGTGGTCGACTCGCTGGACCTGGCCGACGGGTGCGCGCTGGTGCGCGCCGAGGAACCGGACTGGTCCACCCACGCCCGGGACGTCACCTCGCTGTCGGTGGTGTCGGTCCGCTCGTACGTGGACGCCGGCCCGGTCGGCCTCTTCCTCGGGGAGGTCGACGTGACCAGCCAGGTGGTGTCGTACCAGCGGCGACGGATCGCCACCGGCGAGGTGATCGACACCCGGCCGCTCGACCTGCCCGCCCGGGAGCTGCGCACCGTCGCTGTCTGGTTCACCGTCTCGCCGCAGTCGCTGGCGCTCGCCGGCGTCGAGGCGGCGGACATCCCGGGCGCGCTGCACGCCGCCGAGCACGCCGGCATCGGCCTGCTGCCGCTGATGGCCACCTGTGACCGCTGGGACATCGGCGGCCTCTCCACCGCGCTGCACCCGGACACCGAGGCGCCCACCGTGTTCGTCTACGACGGGCACCCCGGTGGGGCCGGCTTCGCGGAGCGGGCGTACGGGACGGCCTCGGCCTGGCTGCGCGCCACCCGGGACGCGATCGTCGAGTGCGGCTGCGAGTCGGGCTGCCCGTCCTGCGTCCAGTCCCCGAAGTGCGGCAACGGCAACAACCCGCTCTCCAAGCCGGACGCCGTCAAGGTCCTCGACGTGGTCCTCACGCACCTGCCCACCACTTCGTCCGACACCCCGACCGACCCGGACGGCGTGGGCGGCCCGGCCGACGCGGCGGTCGCGGGGGAGGCCACGGCCCCCGGCGGCGCGGCGGACGCAGACAGCACGGCGGACCCGGTCGGTACGGGTCGCCCGGTCGGCGCGGCGGACCCGGGCGGCGCGGGTCGCGCGACCGCCCGGACGCGCGGGCGGGGCCGGCAGGGGCTGCCCCGCCAGGACGAACGGGCCCCGGAGCGGTCCACCGTCGACGGCCTGCCGATCGACTGA
- a CDS encoding STAS domain-containing protein, with protein sequence MELSLATRTVGEHTVLEVGGEVDVYTAPRLRERLLELIDGGARRVVVDLGRVDFLDSTGLGVLVGALKRLRSAGGSFALVCDKEPLLKIFRITALDQVFPLHPTVDAAISADPTGAGA encoded by the coding sequence ATGGAGCTGTCGCTGGCGACCCGCACCGTGGGGGAGCACACGGTGCTCGAGGTCGGCGGTGAGGTGGACGTCTACACCGCGCCGCGCCTGCGGGAACGGCTCCTGGAGCTGATCGACGGTGGGGCCCGGCGGGTCGTGGTGGACCTGGGTCGGGTGGACTTCCTCGACTCGACCGGTCTCGGCGTGCTGGTCGGGGCGTTGAAGCGGCTCCGCTCGGCCGGTGGCTCGTTCGCCCTGGTCTGCGACAAGGAGCCGCTGCTCAAGATCTTCCGGATCACCGCGCTGGACCAGGTCTTCCCGCTGCACCCGACGGTCGATGCGGCGATCAGCGCCGACCCGACCGGCGCCGGCGCGTGA
- a CDS encoding ATP-binding protein, whose amino-acid sequence MMATVKLSFSPAPVHVRTARLVGVAVARRAGVREDLLDEVRLAIGEACTRAVALHRQYGLPDPVYVEMSDSGSYTVRVVDRAPLEASIGLTALAPDELAQESLSEDALTTGVGFALLAGFVEDLQVRPVDEGVGTEVRMVWPVRR is encoded by the coding sequence GTGATGGCGACCGTCAAGCTCTCCTTCTCCCCGGCGCCGGTGCACGTGCGCACGGCCCGCCTGGTCGGCGTCGCGGTGGCCCGTCGGGCCGGCGTCCGGGAGGACCTGCTCGACGAGGTGCGTCTGGCGATCGGTGAGGCGTGCACCCGGGCGGTGGCGCTGCACCGGCAGTACGGGCTGCCCGACCCGGTCTACGTGGAGATGTCCGACAGCGGGTCGTACACGGTGCGGGTGGTGGACCGCGCCCCGCTGGAGGCGAGCATCGGGCTGACCGCGCTGGCTCCGGACGAGCTGGCCCAGGAGTCGTTGAGCGAGGACGCGCTGACCACCGGCGTGGGTTTCGCGCTGCTCGCCGGTTTCGTGGAGGACCTCCAGGTGCGCCCGGTCGACGAGGGCGTCGGCACCGAGGTCCGGATGGTGTGGCCGGTCCGCCGCTGA